CGCTGGAGAAGGAGCGCCGCGCCCTGGCGGAGCGGGAGCACCTGCGCATGCTCAGTGAGCAGGCGTCGGGCATCGCGCATGACCTGAGCAGCCTGCTGGTGGCCATGAAGCTGCGGCTGGAGATGTTGCAGACCCACCCCGGGAAGCAGGGCGGGCAGCAGACGCCGGCCCACGTGGACACGTTGTTGCGCATCGTCGCGGACGCGACGACCCGGCTGACCCGGCTGCGCGACTTCGCGCGCCAGAAGCCCGAGTCCCCGGTGGAGCCGGTGCAGCTGGCCGACGTGGTGCGTGACTCGGTGGAGATCGCCCGGAGCGAGCTGGAGTCGCGGGCCGCGCGCGAGGGGTTGAGCCTGCACCTGGACGTGGACGTGCCCCGGATGCCGCTGGTGGAGAGCTCCGCGGCGGACCTGCGCTGCGTGTTCCTCAACCTGCTGCGCAACGGACGCGACGCCATGCCCCAGGGCGGCACCCTGCGCGTGCGCGGCCACCAGAGCCCGACGGGCCAGGTCATCATCACCGTGGAGGACGAGGGCACGGGCATCCCCGAGCAGCACCTGCTCTCCATCTTCCAGCCCTTCTTCACCACCAAGGGCCAGCACGGCACGGGCCTGGGCCTCTCCATGGCGCACGAGGTGGTGACGCGGGCGAGCGGCACCCTCGTCGCGTCCAACCGCCCGGAAGGCGGCGCCGTCTTCACCATCACCCTCCCCTCGCTGCGGCGGACCGCCACGGGCCGGGGCCGGGCCTCGGAGTACCGCTCCGGCTGAGACACGAACCCCCGTCGGGGTGGACGGGGCGGGTGGAGGCACACCCGGTCCACCCACCACGTCCTGTCACCCGGGGGAGACAGGCCCCTTCGCGAGGGCGGGAGGGGGCGACAGGCGGCCCCCGCCTAGGTGATAATCCGTAGGCCACCCGGCCTGGTGGCGACATCCGGTGGGCGTCGGGCGCCCATGAGGGGGAGGAGTCATGTCGGAGATGAAAATCCGAGTGTTGGTGGTGGATGACGACCAGGAGCAGCTCACGCTCGCGGAGCGCTCGCTGTCGGCGTACGGCTTCGACGTGCGCACCCACCGCTCCTCGTTGGGCGTGTCCAACCTGGTGCGCACGACGATGCCGGACCTGGTGCTGCTGGACGTGAACATCCCGGCCCTCACTGGCGACAAGGTGCTGACGCTCGCGCGGGGGCAGGCCCCGGTGGGCACGCGCTTCGTGCTCTTCTCCGCGTCGGACGAGGCGCAGCTGCGCAAGCTGGCGCTGGAGTCGGGCGCGGACGGCTACATCACCAAGAGCACCCAGGGCGAGGAGCTGGCGCGAAGGCTCCACGCCATCCACGCCAAGGGCCGCGGCCAGGCGGCCTCGTCCGCGCCGTAGCGCGCCGTCAGCCGAGCAGCTCCGCCATCTCCAGGAAGACGCCGCGGAAGTCCCCGCTGGCGCCGATGAGCCGCAGGTTCTGCGCCAGGCCCCCCGTGGAGCGGAAGAACATCACCGCCTCCGGTGGCGGCTTGATTTTCAGGAAGCGGGCCGCGTTGCGCGTGAAGTGGTTGCGCATGTCGCGGGGGATTTCGCAGGTCGTGTAGTCGTACGGCGTGGTGCGCATGGGCCTGCCGGCGATGTGCAGCACCTCGCGGATGAGGTCCGCGGCCTCGTCACCGGGCAGCTCCACCGTGAAGCCCACCTCCAGGCTCAGCCGCAGCACGTCGAAGGGCTCCAGCTTCAGGGACTGCTGGAACATGCGCCGGTTGGCGTCCACGAAGCGCGGGCTGAAGCGCTTGATGGAGCCGAAGTCGAGCAGGCCCAGGCGCCCGTCCGGCATCACCATGAAGTTGCCCGGGTGCGGGTCCGCGTGGATTTCGCCCGCGCCGAAGAAGGGCCCGTACGTCGCGCGGATGAGCTGGCGCGACACGCGGAAGCGCTCCTCGTTGGACGACTCCCGCGTCACCCAGTCCTTGAGCGTCAGGCCCTCGAGCAGCTCCATCGTCAGCACGCGCCCGGCGCTGTGGCCGTCGATGACGCCGGGGACCTGGAGGTCCTCCAGCCGGGCCACGCTCTTCGCGAAGCCTCGGGCGAGCGCCGCCTCGCGCCGGTAGTCCAGCTCCAGCAGCAGCTCGTCGCGGAACTCCTGGAAGTACGCCGAGCCGTCCATCAGCCGCGAGGCCTTGGACATCGTCTTCACGACGAGGCCCAGGTTCTCCATGTCGTGCGTCAGGGACTCCGCGATGCCCGGGTACTGCACCTTCACCGCCACGGAGCGCCCGTCCGCGAGCACCGCGCGGTGCACCTGGCCCAGGGAGGCCGCGGCCAAAGGCTCGCGGCTGAACTCGCGGAAGGCCTCCTCCGGGGGACAGCCCAGCTCCTCGCGCACCACGCGCGACACCATGTCGTAGGACATGGCGGGGGCCTGGTTCTGCAGGCGGGCGAGGACCTGGCGCACCTCGGGGGTGAGCAGGTCCGGG
This genomic interval from Myxococcus guangdongensis contains the following:
- a CDS encoding ABC1 kinase family protein, translating into MASDSDDSLPPQGRFTRLRKLAGLSMQVGTDVLKSSAKRLAGGTPELLSKNAAEKLVSTLGELKGAAMKLGQALSMDPDLLTPEVRQVLARLQNQAPAMSYDMVSRVVREELGCPPEEAFREFSREPLAAASLGQVHRAVLADGRSVAVKVQYPGIAESLTHDMENLGLVVKTMSKASRLMDGSAYFQEFRDELLLELDYRREAALARGFAKSVARLEDLQVPGVIDGHSAGRVLTMELLEGLTLKDWVTRESSNEERFRVSRQLIRATYGPFFGAGEIHADPHPGNFMVMPDGRLGLLDFGSIKRFSPRFVDANRRMFQQSLKLEPFDVLRLSLEVGFTVELPGDEAADLIREVLHIAGRPMRTTPYDYTTCEIPRDMRNHFTRNAARFLKIKPPPEAVMFFRSTGGLAQNLRLIGASGDFRGVFLEMAELLG
- a CDS encoding sensor histidine kinase, with amino-acid sequence MSPASSTEHELTAILEKVNKTHGPDFQDEPLTPSRHSSALEGIAGAAALLRGDAVLYVNLRWQSLTLARGPWRRLTERGQEEGPALLTLRSVVAAEVRALDSAPEELARTSRYTYAGGHQQLEISARQVRADLTPKVVLVLARDITEQARQEEALEKERRALAEREHLRMLSEQASGIAHDLSSLLVAMKLRLEMLQTHPGKQGGQQTPAHVDTLLRIVADATTRLTRLRDFARQKPESPVEPVQLADVVRDSVEIARSELESRAAREGLSLHLDVDVPRMPLVESSAADLRCVFLNLLRNGRDAMPQGGTLRVRGHQSPTGQVIITVEDEGTGIPEQHLLSIFQPFFTTKGQHGTGLGLSMAHEVVTRASGTLVASNRPEGGAVFTITLPSLRRTATGRGRASEYRSG
- a CDS encoding response regulator transcription factor, whose amino-acid sequence is MSEMKIRVLVVDDDQEQLTLAERSLSAYGFDVRTHRSSLGVSNLVRTTMPDLVLLDVNIPALTGDKVLTLARGQAPVGTRFVLFSASDEAQLRKLALESGADGYITKSTQGEELARRLHAIHAKGRGQAASSAP